The Candidatus Omnitrophota bacterium genomic interval ATTCAGTGTATAGGTAAAATACAATTATGACAAGAAAAATTCCCAACAATTTAATATTAAAATCAAAATTGAGCAAGTTGTTCAAAATTACGAATACACAGTACATTTTTGCTGCGCATAACGCGCCACACCGAACAATTATCGTCTCAAATCGTTTTGGAAACTACCAGCTTTATGCGGTTGATTTTAAGAGCGGCTATAAAAAACAAATTACTCATAAAAAGGGCGGAGCGCTTTTTGGTTCAATTTCGCCAGATGGCCAATATGTTTATATTCTCAATGAACAGGATGGAAACGAGTATGGACATTTTATACGTATTCCGTTTGATGGAGGGAAAAGAGTTAATCTTACGCCTAATCTCAGCCACTATTTTTCTTATTCATTATCTTCCAATCAAGAAAATAGCACTCTTTGTTTTTCCGCTTCCATTGACGATGCAAATGCCGTTTTTGTAGTTAAAGACAAAGGCGGCTCCTTTAATACTCGCAAAGTATATTCTTCAAAAAATTCATTATCTGAACCAATTTGTTCACCTGATGGTCAATTTATTTGTGTAGCTGAATCAGAAGAAAAAAAGGACAAGAATGCTCTTATACTTCTGTCAAGCAGTAAAGATAGGCGGATGCTTCGGTCGCGTTCTTTTGAAGAAATAATTCCTCTAACGTTTTCTCAAACAAGACAGCGGCCGATTGTTCTGGCTCTTGCTAGAATGAACGATTGGCTCCGACCGATTGTATATGATTTTGAACGTAAAAGCATTTTTAAGATTCAACATAAAGAATTCCGCGGCGATGTGTGGGCGCTTGCTTGGGATGAAGACAGAAATGAAATGATTGTTTGCGATGTGTATCAAGCGAAACAAAAGTTGTATCTATATAATATTTGCACAAAGAAACTGCAGCGGATTGGCCCGAGGAATGGAAGCTTCAATTTTCATTTTGATTCGATAGTTCGCCTCTCGGACAATTCGCTGATCGTTCGGTGGAGCGACTTCAATAATTCTCCGCGCCTTATCAAGATTCGCGCGCCACGTTATGATGTCTTAGAAAAATTACCGGAGTGGTCAGGAAATTTTATATCGCGGCACCAAATAAAGAATGCT includes:
- a CDS encoding prolyl oligopeptidase family serine peptidase; translation: MTRKIPNNLILKSKLSKLFKITNTQYIFAAHNAPHRTIIVSNRFGNYQLYAVDFKSGYKKQITHKKGGALFGSISPDGQYVYILNEQDGNEYGHFIRIPFDGGKRVNLTPNLSHYFSYSLSSNQENSTLCFSASIDDANAVFVVKDKGGSFNTRKVYSSKNSLSEPICSPDGQFICVAESEEKKDKNALILLSSSKDRRMLRSRSFEEIIPLTFSQTRQRPIVLALARMNDWLRPIVYDFERKSIFKIQHKEFRGDVWALAWDEDRNEMIVCDVYQAKQKLYLYNICTKKLQRIGPRNGSFNFHFDSIVRLSDNSLIVRWSDFNNSPRLIKIRAPRYDVLEKLPEWSGNFISRHQIKNAWVRSSDGARVQTWIVRPRGANERLPFVIDVHGGPHGVAGDEFSPETQAWLENGFGYCAVNYRGSIGFGKTFERKIYGNPGHWEVEDVAAVRNWLVRNNYADTNNVILNGWSWGGYVTLLALGKYPNLWRCGIAGAAIVDCVRQYEDEPAYFKSQDRKRFKGTPKTSLTRYIRSSPISYVDHIQSPILLLHGKNDVRCPPRQIRHFINKLKKINKNVSVVWFSSGHIGDFTNTSLRTKLMNKILHFATVCKKMPLKK